Proteins encoded together in one Deltaproteobacteria bacterium window:
- a CDS encoding 2-oxoacid:ferredoxin oxidoreductase subunit beta produces MPEEITRLTHKYLRHDKKFPHIWCPGCGNGIVLGALIRAIDRSGLKKDEIVLVSGIGCSGRMTVYADFDTLHTTHGRALTFATGIKLANNALKVIVIMGDGDATAIGGNHFIHAARRNMDLTAIIINNHIYGMTGGQQSPTTPHGSFTTTTPYGHIENTFSISELATTAGASFVGRGTTFHAQLLDKLIEKSILRKGFSVIEVLSHCHVQFGRRNMMGSPVKMMKWLRDHVVPVKKAKQMTDEALEGHFTIGALTDSAKPSYVEKYQTVRERAKASLKK; encoded by the coding sequence ATGCCGGAAGAAATAACCAGATTAACGCACAAATATCTTCGCCATGACAAGAAGTTCCCCCACATATGGTGTCCCGGGTGTGGAAATGGCATCGTACTGGGTGCGCTGATTCGGGCCATCGATCGATCAGGTTTGAAGAAGGATGAAATTGTGCTGGTATCGGGTATTGGATGTTCAGGTCGCATGACCGTATATGCGGATTTTGATACCCTTCACACTACCCACGGGCGCGCTCTGACCTTTGCTACCGGTATAAAATTGGCCAATAATGCACTGAAAGTTATTGTCATTATGGGGGATGGTGATGCGACGGCAATCGGAGGCAATCACTTTATCCATGCCGCACGGCGAAATATGGATTTGACGGCAATTATTATAAACAACCATATCTACGGTATGACGGGGGGTCAGCAATCCCCCACAACCCCGCACGGGAGTTTTACAACCACAACACCTTACGGACACATAGAAAATACTTTTTCGATTTCGGAATTAGCGACGACTGCCGGAGCATCGTTCGTCGGTCGCGGAACAACATTTCATGCGCAGCTTCTGGATAAACTGATCGAGAAATCCATCCTCCGAAAAGGTTTCAGTGTTATAGAGGTTCTCTCACATTGTCATGTCCAGTTTGGGAGACGAAATATGATGGGGAGTCCTGTCAAGATGATGAAATGGCTGCGGGATCATGTCGTGCCCGTGAAAAAAGCAAAACAGATGACAGATGAGGCATTGGAAGGTCACTTTACTATTGGTGCCCTTACCGACTCTGCGAAACCATCTTACGTGGAAAAATATCAAACGGTTCGTGAACGGGCTAAGGCATCTTTAAAAAAGTGA